The proteins below come from a single Cervus canadensis isolate Bull #8, Minnesota chromosome 2, ASM1932006v1, whole genome shotgun sequence genomic window:
- the LRRC53 gene encoding LOW QUALITY PROTEIN: leucine-rich repeat-containing protein 53 (The sequence of the model RefSeq protein was modified relative to this genomic sequence to represent the inferred CDS: deleted 1 base in 1 codon), with translation MQLPHEFSESKSEPMAGGWLMLCAIMLRLVAACPASCAVCSKDVTLCHQLTYIVAAPVTTRVLIITDGYLSSIESTNLSLLFNLALLSLSRNGIEDVREDALHSLSKLRSLLLGHNRISSSSLTDHTFSKLRSLQVLALSHNALHTLQGSWFRNTRGLTRLQLDGNQITNLTDSSFGGTHLHSLRHLDLSNNFISFIGKDAFRPLPQLQEVDLSRNKLAHMPDVFTPLKQLILLSLDKNQWSCTCDLYPLARFLRNYIKSSARMLRNAKELSCQPSTMAAATTNSVLRLSEANCDSKAANLTLVLKDRSPLLLGQDVALLTVLGFAGAVGLTCLGLVVFNWQLQQGKANEHTSENLPCRTFNESLCDHEARNYHAQGYCNCHLTQENEIKVMSIVGARKEMPLSQESSHQAVQASGSTAIDGSFRNLKAKGCGADSAFFRFGGRLLQSGCSEPSGNMAAFNEAGLLTRYRLQRVEGWRDHEPGEGQSPTLPQHVTRTTDISTDTFSRRYATSASTLARESLEKHLTNESWQPPMEKGDNGLQPHRQRHFITGSSSKPCEPEEHSVQRILQKHRSKYDDPCGLLTQSSPRYFQPNNSLICKYVPCDQFQDYMKEKPNRQKRSKPKKKQIQINRAIEKFLMSENNMELSGLSTKIKKTYSPKKVSFHHPDLIEKNSLVMSSKTSSHWKEQKNESNLTNLDLKKCSNPRERNKGGKGLTDPQILKKKRTNPADFKGKIKGQNLRIKLNLSPFRKVRVHPEKSLPDLPKKLKRISLPPDKFSTASEKEARVNLEPSADFRQQSESNNYVKFTAKRLPLKHAPKQTPYYRKNMKKPSLLSANDLSVANQSSMEGICHPIGHIPDGDPSIPTQPTPTVAEHGHSHSSFSTEYVGGAACIVMGIPSYLPATLENTERDVLPSHHSRGATDQGATEPTEHIEQGKLKSSELSQFSMSLGNQICRTDTYEEHTLNQKQPLKHTEQLSSHEQLGNEKTLMTKPKISHPIVESCIMDEGNDVETKLPKTETFDCSPVPRTQSKGNLTFMKTNFIPYQNRIALPKDISTSLSTQAIWPLTNSSEKGIDSINALPRDDGAEALEIKIVGKDEKKRLDESKANSSMLIGTTQMTLNGTREEKQQTWENGKSEKHVLFDSKSVEATKDLRMMSSHETQNRLPCSEIDLKINSNMHYLKEVQNIQPDKENSAHKEGAMTGETLPELKDVSFEAENEVPLISRRINEAENSAPKPTLYPPSAEYVNSSPLEAEQSEQNNNPFLLQLS, from the exons GTGGATGGCTCATGCTCTGTGCCATCATGCTGCGGCTGGTGGCAGCCTGCCCTGCGTCGTGTGCGGTGTGCTCCAAAGATGTAACTCTCTGTCACCAGCTAACCTATATAGTAG CAGCCCCTGTGACCACGAGGGTTTTAATCATCACTGATGGATATCTCTCCTCTATAGAGAGTACAAATCTGTCCCTCTTGTTTAATCTCGCCCTGCTCTCTTTGAGCAGAAATGGCATTGAGGATGTTCGGGAAGATGCCTTGCACAGCCTTTCAAAGTTGCGGTCATTGTTGCTGGGTCACAACCGAATATCCAGCTCTTCGCTCACCGATCATACCTTCAGCAAGCTTCGCAGCCTGCAGGTGCTGGCGCTCAGCCACAACGCCCTCCACACCCTGCAAGGGTCTTGGTTCCGAAACACCAGGGGCCTGACCCGGCTCCAGCTGGATGGGAATCAGATCACTAATCTGACGGACAGTTCTTTTGGAGGCACACATCTCCACAGTCTCAGGCATCTGGATTTATCTaacaattttatttccttcattggGAAAGATGCCTTCCGGCCCCTGCCTCAACTACAGGAAGTAGACCTTTCCCGAAATAAGTTGGCACACATGCCGGATGTTTTTACTCCCCTGAAGCAGTTAATCCTTCTGAGTTTAGATAAGAACCAGTGGAGCTGCACTTGTGATCTCTACCCGCTTGCCCGATTCTTAAGAAACTACATAAAGTCTTCTGCTCGCATGCTCAGGAATGCCAAGGAACTAAGTTGTCAGCCGTCCACCATGGCTGCAGCGACTACAAACAGTGTACTAAGGCTGTCTGAGGCCAACTGTGATTCCAAGGCTGCCAACCTCACTCTGGTTCTAAAGGACAGAAGTCCCCTCCTCCTAGGGCAGGATGTGGCCCTGCTGACTGTCCTTGGCTTTGCAG GAGCTGTTGGTCTCACTTGCCTCGGTTTAGTTGTATTTAACTGGCAACTTCAACAAGGCAAAGCAAATGAACACACATCAGAAAACCTTCCTTGCAGAACCTTCAATGAATCCCTGTGTGATCATGAGGCAAGAAATTACCACGCACAGGGATACTGTAACTGCCACTTAACTCAGGAAAACGAGATAAAGGTCATGTCCATCGTGGGGGCCAGAAAGGAAATGCCACTTTCACAGGAAAGCAGCCATCAAGCAGTACAGGCCTCTGGCTCCACAGCCATTGACGGATCATTTAGAAACCTGAAAGCGAAGGGCTGTGGGGCGGACAGCGCTTTCTTCCGCTTTGGTGGCAGATTGCTGCAGTCAGGATGTTCAGAGCCTTCTGGGAATATGGCAGCTTTTAATGAAGCTGGCTTACTTACAAGATATCGTCTACAGAGAGTTGAAGGGTGGAGGGATCATGAGCCTGGGGAAGGCCAATCTCCGACTCTGCCACAGCATGTAACAAGAACGACAG ATATCAGCACTGACACATTTAGTAGAAGATATGCAACATCGGCTTCAACCTTGGCAAGAGAAAGTCttgaaaagcatttaacaaatgaATCATGGCAGCCTCCAATGGAAAAAGGAGACAATGGCTTACAACCTCACAGGCAGAGACATTTTATTACAGGCTCATCATCCAAGCCTTGTGAGCCCGAGGAACACTCTGTACAAAGGATCTTACAAAAACACAGATCAAAATATGATGATCCTTGTGGACTTTTAACACAGAGCAGTCCTCGGTATTTTCAGCCAAACAATTCTCTTATCTGTAAATATGTGCCCTGTGATCAATTTCAAGATTACATGAAAGAAAAGCCAAATCGTCAAAAACGTTCAAAGCCTAAGAAAAAGCAAATCCAAATTAACAGAGCAATAGAAAAATTCCTCATGAGTGAGAACAACATGGAGTTATCAGGGTTATcaacaaaaatcaagaaaacatatTCCCCTAAGAAGGTTAGCTTCCATCATCctgatttaatagaaaaaaatagtttggtgatgtcatccaaaacATCAAGCCAttggaaagaacagaaaaatgaaagtaacCTGACCAACTTGGATCTCAAAAAATGTAGCAACCCTCGTGagagaaacaaaggaggaaaggggCTTACTGATCCAcagattctgaaaaagaagagaaccaaTCCAGCTGACTTCAAAGGGAAAATTAAAGGACAAAATTTaaggataaaattaaatttaagcccttttagaaaagtcagagtcCATCCAGAAAAATCCTTGCCAGATCTCCCAAAGAAACTCAAACGAATATCATTACCTCCTGATAAATTCTCCACAGCTTCTGAGAAAGAAGCCAGAGTAAATCTTGAGCCCTCTGCAGATTTTCGCCAACAGTCAGAGAGTAACAACTATGTTAAATTCACTGCAAAGAGGCTGCCTCTCAAACATGCCCCCAAGCAAACCCCATATTacagaaaaaacatgaaaaagccTTCTCTGCTCAGTGCTAACGACTTGTCTGTGGCCAACCAGAGCTCTATGGAAGGCATCTGTCACCCTATTGGTCATATTCCTGATGGAGACCCATCAATACCGACTCAGCCCACACCCACTGTTGCTGAACACGGGCATTCACACTCCTCCTTCTCAACTGAGTACGTGGGAGGTGCAGCTTGCATCGTAATGGGCATCCCAAGTTATTtaccagcaactttggaaaacacagaaagggATGTTTTACCATCCCACCATTCTAGGGGGGCTACTGACCAAGGGGCAACAGAGCCCACTGAACACATAGAGCAGGGCAAATTGAAGAGCAGTGAGCTGAGCCAGTTTTCTATGTCCCTAGGGAATCAAATCTGCAGGACTGACACCTATGAGGAAcatactttaaatcaaaagcaaCCCTTAAAACATACAGAGCAACTCTCAAGTCACGAACAACTTGGAAATGAAAAAACATTAATGACGAAACCCAAAATATCACATCCAATTGTGGAAAGTTGTATTATGGATGAGGGAAATGATGTAGAAACAAAACTTCCCAAAACAGAAACTTTTGATTGCTCTCCTGTTCCCCGGACACAATCCAAGGGCAACTTAACATTTATGAAGACAAATTTTATTCCATACCAAAATAGAATAGCGCTTCCCAAGGATATCAGTACCTCTCTGAGTACTCAAGCCATCTGGCCTCTAACCAACAGTAGTGAAAAAGGAATTGACAGCATAAATGCATTGCCCAGAGATGACGGAGCTGAAGCACTGGAGATAAAAATAGTagggaaagatgagaaaaaaaggcTCGATGAAAGCAAGGCAAATTCTAGTATGTTAATTGGGACCACACAGATGACCTTAAATGGCACcagagaagaaaagcaacaaacttgggaaaatggaaaaagtgaaaaacatgTATTATTTGATTCAAAATCTGTTGAGGCAACTAAAGATTTAAGAATGATGAGTTCCCATGAAACCCAAAATAGACTACCTTGTAGTGAAATAGATCTTAAAATTAACAGTAATATGCATTATTTGAAAGAAGTTCAAAATATTCAaccagataaagagaacagtgcaCATAAAGAAGGTGCAATGACAGGGGAGACATTACCAGAGTTAAAAGACGTTAGTTTTGAGGCAGAAAATGAGGTGCCTCTAATTTCTCGAAGAATAAATGAAGCTGAAAACTCTGCTCCTAAACCTACACTGTATCCACCAAGC GCTGAATATGTTAATTCATCACCTTTAGAGGCAGAACAAAGTGAACAAAATAACAATCCTTTTCTACTTCAGCtttcttaa